AATCGCTGACGCGGTTAAGTAACTGCTCGTAATTGCGGACATGCTCAAACATTTCAATGGACACTGCTCTATCAAAGGTATTGGCGTCCAGAGTCAAGTCATTCACATCACAGGTGATGAGCTCCTCTGCCTGCTCGGCCAACAAGCGCTTGAGTCGGGCATTCTCGGCTGCCAGACTTTGCTCGACTTCACTTTGGTCACGCTCGGATCGGGCTTTGGATCTCCAGGAATAAAGCTGAGAGTCGTGCAGGCCAAGTTGTTTGGCCGCTTCGGCAACGCCAATCTTCTCTGCCAAAGCGAGCGCTTCTCTTCTGAACTCCGGTGAGTATTTCCGCCGGCTGGTTTTCTTGCTTGTGGTCTTGGTTGTCATGGTTCACCTCTGTAGCGTAGTTTACTCGCTTAACAG
This genomic stretch from Ketobacter sp. MCCC 1A13808 harbors:
- a CDS encoding transposase encodes the protein MTTKTTSKKTSRRKYSPEFRREALALAEKIGVAEAAKQLGLHDSQLYSWRSKARSERDQSEVEQSLAAENARLKRLLAEQAEELITCDVNDLTLDANTFDRAVSIEMFEHVRNYEQLLNRVSD